The genomic segment TCATGACCAGAGACGCATCATGAGGACAGTAGAGCCCAGGCTGCCATCGCTGTTTTCTTGAATGTTATGAAAGAAGCCAAGCTGCATCAGTTCTCTTGAGTCTCATATTTATATCGGCTTTTTTTCGTTATTCCGTTTCCGCATATAACTGTTCAAccaccctcttcctcctcttcctttcCCAGCGCATCAGCctgaacacaaacacacattcatttttgttttattgccttttttttaaaaaaaaaataagagtttGCTATGATGATGTATCATAGAGTTGATAATGGTATTTGCACTTGAAAATTGTTATTGCTCATGTAAAAAATGATGTCTGGattttgtattgtcttttttaatGAATGGAATTTGGTGTTCTTACGTGTTTACAAGCTCTTGCGTCTTTCTTTACTGAAACCCGTGGGTCTCAATGTAGCAAAACTAAAGAAATCAGATCTTATATTTCTGGTCATCTTCGTGATCCTACGGTGCCTTCAGTAATACGCAGACAAGACCAAACCTGAGCTCATCTTTTTACAGTTTCTTTGCACACTTGCATTTTGGAGATTGAATAATTGACAAAAGAGCTACAGCACACTTGCACATACATATATCAGCATACTCTAttgtaaatgaagaaaaagacaaacaggAAGGCAATGCCACATCATATACACCAACGGATAGAGCTTCCTATCCTCACTGTCCAGGAACGTCATGGCTTTGAACAAACAATTCAGTAGAAGCACACATCTTCTTCCAGGCAACTACACATCAGACAGCGAGCCAGCGGGGCTTGAATTCAAGCGGTGCTAAACTTGGGTAGCTCTGCACTCTTCCCAGCTCTGTCATTTAAGAAGAATCAAACctgcttctatttttcatattaaAGAAACTTGTTTCGAGATCAGAAACAGCCCGACCTGATGAAGACACCTCAAATCACTGTCAGCACCAGCCATGCACATGTATTCAAGAAGTGTTTGAGTGCTGGACCGCCTTACTCAAAACGGTTTTGTCACACTGCAGTTTCGAATTACCGTAGCTATTTTCAGGTgcaatcttttgtttttgattaagTTTCAATTCATTAGATATGGCGAGTCAGAATAAGGTGACGTTAAAAGCGCTTATGAAAGCAGGGATCTGTCTGCAATCTTGTTTGTCGTTGTACCCTATTTTCCGTCACAGTTTATCCGTCCCAGTACGCCTGCCATAGGATCATCACTTTTACAACTATCCAACCTTCGAACTATAGCAGTGTCAAAGGTGAACGTGGAAAATCTTTATAGGCTTCcactatttaataaaaaaaaaactccaaccCATTGGGGTATTTAGTATCAGACTTAACGAGAGCCaataagcacatacagtaaaaagagaAACCAGCGAGGGTGTATTATAACACTGCACCGGACGAGGGCGCTAAGCGTGTACTGCACGCCAATATACCATTACAAAGTCTAAACACCTAAACGCCTGGTCTGTCCTATAAAAACTGACGTATTGTAGCTCTTCGGGACAAACTTTAGTCGTCTAAGTAAATAACGTtaacaatataaaaacattattcagTATCGTTAAAGGGTCGTTGAAATTATGTGAGTTTGGCGGCGGTTGGATCGTCTGAATGTACATACACGTACCGGAATGCTGTGGCAGTCCGTATCAGGATAATCTTTGGGTGACCGGTGGCACAATTGCTGAATATATGCAATGAATATTAGGAAGTGCATAACATTTGGCAATTATATTAGTTCTTACTGTGCTGAGGTcttaatttttcaatttaatcTGAATTTATTGCGTGCGCCCCGAGGCTCGGGTGCGTAAATACGGTACCCATCCGGGGATGAAGGCTTCAATTAGTGCAGGCGTCAGCAAGAGACTGGTCGTCACGTGTTGTCACTCTCGCCTGCACAGCCGGCTCCAGACCCGGCAGACAGGGAGGACACGGTGTTACAGGATAGCAGCTCCTCGCGTAGTCAAGCTCAGGGAGATGGAAGAGTCGCTCTCGCTGCACTCGGACCGGGCGGAAGACGTGGCCAGTGACTCCAGCTACAGGCACTTCCGCATTAAGCACTTCCACCTGGACTTGGAGGTGGATTTTGAGCAGAGGCAGTTGCGGGGAACCGAGACGCTGCAAGTGAGATGCCTACGGGATTCCCAGAGCGAGTTGCGCCTGGACGTCCACCCGTCCCTGAGGCTGCAGGAGGTGTCCTTCCTCGGGGTCGGCGGCACGGAGTGGACGGCGGCGCAGTTCGAGACGCGAGGATTCACCAGCTACGGCACCACGCTGGTGCTGAGATTTCCCAACCCGTGGAAAAGCAAGGATGAGTTTCAGGTCGCGATCAAGTACTGCGCGACCGATGGACCAGGGGTAAGGATacatcagttttaaatgtgcaCATCACTGCACAATCTTTCTACAAATAGAATAATCTTCTGTCAGTTGGTACAAGTTTAGCAGtaattgcattaaaaaatgaacaaatcgCATGGTTTTCATACTACAAGAACACATTTCCAGGTGTTCCACTGCACCTTCATGACCAGAGACGCATCATGAGGACAGTAGAGCCCAGGCTGCCATCGCTGTTTTCTTGAATGTTATGAAAGAAGCCAAGCTGCATCAGTTCTCTTGAGTCTCATATTTATATCGGCTTTTTTTCGTTATTCTGTTTCCGCATATCACTGTTCAAccaccctcttcctcctcttcctttcCCAGCGCATCAGCctgaacacaaacacacactcatttttgttttattgcctttttttaaaaaaaaaataagagtttGCTATGATGATGTATCATAGAGTTGATAATGGTATTTGCACTTGAAAATTGTTATTGCTCATGTAAAAAATGATGTCTGGattttgtattgtcttttttaatGAATGGAATTTGGTGTTCTTACGTGTTTACAAGCTCTTGCGTCTTTCTTTACTGAAACCCGTGGGTCTCAATGTAGCAAAACTAAAGAAATCAGATCTTATATTTCTGGTCATCTTCGTGATCCTACGGTGCCTTCAGTAATACGCAGACAAGACCAAACCTGAGCTCATCTTTTTACAGTTTCTTTGCACACTTGCATTTTGGAGATTGAATAATTGACAAAAGAGCTACAGCACACTTGCACATACATATATCAGCATACTCTAttgtaaatgaagaaaaagacaaacaggAAGGCAATGCCACATCATATACACCAACGGATAGAGCTTCCTATTTTCACTGTCCAGGAACGTCATGGCTTTGAACAAACAATTCAGTAGAAGCACACATCTTCTTCCAGGCAACTACACATCAGACAGCGAGCCAGCGGGGCTTGAATTCAAGCGGTGCTAAACTTGGGTAGCTCTGCACTCTTCCCAGCTCTGTCATTTAAGAAGAATCACACctgcttctatttttcatattaaAGAAACTTGTTTCGAGATCAGAAACAGCCCGACCTGATGAAGACACCTCAAATCACTGTCAGCACCAGCCATGCACATGTATTCAAGAAGAGGGTGCACACCTACAAACACCTTTCCATGTACGAGAAATAACCTGTAGAATGTCAATAAAACAGTCAAGAACAGGTCTATGCAAGGTGAGTTTATGCTGGAAATTTGCCTTCCCAAGTGTGGTGAGGGATGCTGCTCACTCCGACACCAATTAACCCACTAGGGAAATTTTGCCCTCAGGTATACTGTATTCAAAATGAACATACACCACTTTATTTATCAGAGTTATGAGAACAAAATCAACACATTGATACCAACATTTGAGTCATTTGACCTCATGGTTTTTAAACTGCAGGAATTGGTAATCCAGGTTGTGTATTGGTaacaaaggaaatgaaatggcaGTTCACTGGCAGTCTTCACAGGAACGCCATGTTCACAGATATTAATTCTATCAGTATTAGAATTGCAACGCTTAAATTCAGTTAACTGGGCAAATGGTGTTTGAGTGCTGGACCGCCTTACTCGAAACGGTTTTGTCACACTGCAGGTACGAATTACCGTAGCTATTTTCAGGTgcaatcttttgtttttgattaagTTTCAATTCATTAGATATGGCGAGTCAGAATAAGGTGACGTTAAAAGCGCTTATGAAAGCAGGGATCTGTCTGCAATCTTGTTTGTCGTTGTACCCTATTTTCCGTCACAGTTTATCCGTCCCAGTACGCCTGCCATAGGATCATCACTTTTACAACTATCCGACCTTCGAACTATAGCAGTGTCAAAGGTGAACGTGGAAAATCTTTATAGGCTTCcactatttaataaaaaaaaaactccaaccCATTGGGGTATTTAGTATCAGACTTAACGAGAGCCaataagcacatacagtaaaaagagaAACCAGCGAGGGTGTATTATAACACTGCACCGGACGAGGGCGCTAAGCGTGTACTGCACGCCAATATACCATTACAAAGTCTAAACACCTAAACGCCTGGTCTGTCCTATAAAAACTGACGTATTGTAGCTCTTCGGGACAAACTTTAGTCGTCTAAGTAAATAACGTtaacaatataaaaacattattcagTATCGTTAAAGGGTCGTTGAAATTATGTGAGTTTGGCGGCGGTTGGATCGTCTGAATGTACATACACGTACCGGAATGCTGTGGCAGTCCGTATCAGGATAATCTTTGGGTGACCGGTGGCACAATTGCTGAATATATGCAATGAATATTAGGAAGTGCATAACATTTGGCAATTATATTAGTTCTTACTGTGCTGAGGTcttaatttttcaatttaatcTGAATTTATTGCGTGCGCCCCGAGGCTCGGGTGCGTAAATACGGTACCCATCCGGGGATGAAGGCTTCAATTAGTGCAGGCGTCAGCAAGAGACTGGTCGTCACGTGTTGTCACTCTCGCCTGCACAGCCGGCTCCAGACCCGGCAGACAGGGAGGACACGGTGTTACAGGATAGCAGCTCCTCGCGTAGTCAAGCTCAGGGAGATGGAAGAGTCGCTCTCGCTGCACTCGGACCGGGCGGAAGACGTGGCCAGTGACTCCAGCTACAGGCACTTCCGCATTAAGCACTTCCACCTGGACTTGGAGGTGGATTTTGAGCAGAGGCAGTTGCGGGGAACCGAGACGCTGCAAGTGAGATGCCTACGGGATTCCCAGAGCGAGTTGCGCCTGGACGTCCACCCGTCCCTGAGGCTGCAGGAGGTGTCCTTCCTCGGGGTCGGCGGCACGGAGTGGACGGCGGCGCAGTTCGAGACGCGAGGATTCACCAGCTACGGCACCACGCTGGTGCTGAGATTTCCCAACCCGTGGAAAAGCAAGGATGAGTTTCAGGTCGCGATCAAGTACTGCGCGACCGATGGACCAGGGGTAAGGATACATCAGTTTTACAAACCAGGGGGAGAGTAAAGGATGCCTTTAGCGGACAAATGAGAGAGAGCGAGAATTAATATGAAGGATTTTGGCTGGACTCCCAAATTAGTGCTTGTGGTTCAAGTTTAAACGGTGTTGTTGCAAGTTTGAGTAAAGTGATCTCATTAGTCCCAGACCACTCCGTATTAGTGGGTTTGTGACAGCAGTCTGATGTGTGGGAGAGATCACAGTTTCTATTACTGTAAAGCAACAGATTTAGTCCAGGTTCTCGTACGGAGTTTTATCATTAACGAGAACGATAGATTTACACAATTTAGTAGAATTTGTGTGTGTCAGCGTTCACTCAGGTGTTCAGATCGATATCAATCCACAAGTCCTGCTGTCTTGAAGTGTCCGGGGGTCGCTCTCTAGTTGTAATGCTCTTTAACTGAATTTGTTGgctgtttttagttttctttagtACGAAAAGCCTagtttcagtttcattttttgcCAAATAAAAAGACCTTGTGATTTCTGGAAACGTAAATCCTGCCTGCGGTTTGCGacgtctgtacagtatatagaagttCAGTCCTGAATATGTGACTTCCAAACTTATAAAATAAGTTCTGCTGACATATgggttaaaaatactttttttcccaccaaaataactttatttcactCACCGTTGTCTAACTCTCTGGTTGGACCTGTTTGGGAATCTGagctgcaagtttggtaacatTGTTTTAATTGATCGCTGGTGACTCGATCAGGTGTATCACTGTGGCACAATCGCTAAATTGTTTTGTGAATGAGAGAGTTGATTGGCTACAGGaaatgaggtgatttaatctGTTAAATTCTGTTTCTTAAGACTTAAGAAACACAGAAAGGAACCAGTGTCCCCCACTTATCATGACAGCAATCTTTTCCAGTCATTGGTGTGTCGGAGTAATGTCTTAGGCGGACTCCCCACTGCTCTTTACTGACCAAGGTGTGGTGTAGACCACTCTGGCGGAGACCAGGGAGCGTGGTGCTGATCTGCAGAAGGGAGGTCTGACTGAGATGCTCTTGACACGTGTGTCTAGTTGCAGTGATTGACGACACTATGTTGATCCGATCTTGGGATCTCACTTGCTACCGTTCCTATGAATGTATCCTACTTACTAGGCTTGAGCCCCAGTGAACATCTGTGGGATGAGGTTGGATAACGCAACGCATATGAGACTGAGACCAATGAACAGGCACATGCAAAAACCAACTGTGAAAGTGTAAGTTtgaatcccacaagacagcatctcCAACTTGGTGCAAAGCATGTATCTCAGACTCCCTGCTGATGACAAGTGTCGGTCTGCACAGTGAATTGGCATTGTCATGTCTGTCCAGTCAT from the Lepisosteus oculatus isolate fLepOcu1 chromosome 5, fLepOcu1.hap2, whole genome shotgun sequence genome contains:
- the LOC138239195 gene encoding aminopeptidase B-like — encoded protein: MKASISAGVSKRLVVTCCHSRLHSRLQTRQTGRTRCYRIAAPRVVKLREMEESLSLHSDRAEDVASDSSYRHFRIKHFHLDLEVDFEQRQLRGTETLQVRCLRDSQSELRLDVHPSLRLQEVSFLGVGGTEWTAAQFETRGFTSYGTTLVLRFPNPWKSKDEFQVAIKYCATDGPGVRIHQF